CAGTGCGACAGTAAAAGTTCTCATGATGACATCACCTTACCCCAGATTAACTGACTTTCTTCTTTTCTTAATGCAATGACGGTACCTGCTACTCTATAAGAGGTGGGGTCACCGAGCGGGCTGGCTTTCAGCACTTCGATAACGGAACCCGGAACGAATCCGAGGTCCAGAAGCCGCCGTTTATGCTCCCCGCGGATATCCACCTGTTCAATCAGAAACCGCTCGCCGAGCGCTGCCTGATGCAAATGCTGCCTATTCTTTGTCTCATCCATAAAGTTTAACCTCTCCCTACTAAATTGGGCCGAGCATATAATGTTTCCTCGAAGCAACTTTATGCCTATAGTATGACTGAATGCGTGTGTTGTCAACTGAATTCATCAGATATTTATTCGAGTTTCATGCGGCGTTTGACGATGCAAGCACCATTTTATGCTTGAAGGGAGAACAAGATCCATGTAATATCTATATATGAGCAGTTATTCATATAATTGGAATGATACCTATATGATGTGGGATGTAATCGTTATCGGCGCGGGGCAGGCAGGATTGGCAACCGGCTATTGGTTGCGGCAGGCAGGGATGAAGTTTCTGTTGTTGGATCGGGGATCGGAGGCAGGCGATGCATGGAAGACGAGATATGATTCGCTGAAGTTGTTTACACCGAGAACTCACAGTGCATTGCATGGAATGAGGATAGGTGGGGATCCGGACGGGTTCCCGGACAAAGATGAAATGGCTTCCTATCTGAAATCCTATGCAGAACGGTTTAAGCTGCCCATCCAATTTGAGACGGATGTGAAGTGTGTCCATAAGGAAGAAGAAAGGTTTATAATCGAAACCCATGAGAGAGAATATCATGCGAAGTCGCTAATTATCGCTACCGGGCCGTTCCGGCAGCCTCGCATTCCGGCGTTTGCAGCATCGGTTCCAGCGGATATTGTCCAGTTGCACTCCTCCGATTACAGACGACCTTCCCAGCTTCAAGAGGGCGGCGTTCTTGTAGTTGGCGGCGGGAACAGCGGGGCGCAGATAGCGGTCGAACTGTCTGGAGGTCGGGAAACGTATTTGGCTCTTGGACAGCAGCCGCGGTATTTACCCATGACCGTTGGGGGCAAGGGGATGTTCTGGTGGTTGGACAAACTCGGCATTTTATCAGCCAGCGGTTCCTCCTGGGTGGGACGTAAGCTGAAGCGTCGGGGAGACCCGATTTTTGGATATGAATTGAAACAAGCGGTCAAGTGCGGTAAAGTGGTGTTGAAAAAGAGAGCCGTTGATGCCGGCGCTTCCGGCATGCGATTCGAGGATGGAACGGAGCTTAAGGTTCGGAATATCATCTGGGCAACCGGCTTTGTTTCCAGCTATGATTGGCTTCATGTGGATCAAGCGCTGAATCATAAGAAGGCTGTTATTCATACACGCGGCATCAGTCCGGTGAAGGGGCTCTATTATGTAGGTTTGCCTTGGCAGACGCACCGGGGCTCCGCACTCTTGGCAGGAGTTTCACGGGATGCCCGCGAAATCGTTCAAGCCATTATGGAGAAGAGGGGATTAGTTTATGGAAAAAGAGCACCATGAGCTGCTGCACGAAGACCAGGCCATGGAAGCGTCACGACTGCTGAAGGCCATTTCGGATCCGACGCGGATTCGCATTCTTCATTTGCTCTCGCAAGAAGAATGCCCGGTCGGCCATATTGCCGAGGTGCTTGGCATGAGTCAGTCGGCGGTATCCCACCAGCTTGGCTATCTGCGCAGTTTAAGACTGGTCAAATTCCGCAGGGACGGGAATACATATTTTTATACGTATGAAGATGAGCATGTCATCGGGATCTTGCGGCAAGTGCTGGATCATATCGCTCATTAAGTATGCCTGTCCTTTTCATGCTTGACATTCTGAACGTCCGGCTGTAATGTATTGGAAAATGAATTTCCCGTGAATAACGATCATCAAGGACATGAGGATGCATGATTCGGCGAGACAGAAAAGAAGCCCCCGGCTGAAAGGCTTCCACCGCTTGGCTGCGTCCTTCCTACCTTGTAGTTGCCCGCTGTCAACAAGCGGAGCCGGTTCGGCCCGTTACCGCCTTATGAAGCATCTTGCAAGGAGCGCCTTTTGCGTCCCGCAAGATGGAATCAGGGTGGTACCACGAGCACATTCGTCCCTAGGAGCGAATGTGCTCTTTTTTGCGCTCAGGCAGGTTCATTCATGGAGATAAGAAGGAGTATGAGGAAGATGCGGCAAAGCCAATTATTGATGACAACGATGCGTGATGTGCCTTCCGAGGCGGAGGCACTGAGCCATCAATGGATGCTCCGTGGCGGCTATATCCGTCAAGCGGCGGCAGGAATCTATTCGTATCTGCCGCTGGGCTGGCGGGTCTTGCGGAAGATCGAAGCGATTATTCGGAAGGAAATGGATGCCTCTGGCGGGCAGGAGATGCTCATGCCCGCTGTCCAGCCCGCCGAGCTGTGGAAGGAATCGGGCAGGTACGATATTTACGGATCGGAACTCATCAGGCTGCATGACCGCCATGACCGGGAGTTCGTGCTTGGGCCAACCCATGAAGAAGTGATTACGTCTATCGTTCGCCAAGAGATTTCTTCCTACCGGAAGCTGCCGGTCAACCTGTACCAAATTCAGAGCAAATACCGGGATGAGCGGCGTCCGCGTTTCGGCCTGCTGCGGGGTCGCGAATTCCTGATGAAGGATGCGTATTCTTTCGACCGGGACTGGGAGGGCCTGGATGTGTCCTACCGGAACATGTATGAAACGTATGAGCGAATCTTTAGGCGCTGCGGTCTGACGTTCCGGGCGGTGGAAGCTGATGCAGG
Above is a window of Paenibacillus sp. FSL K6-1330 DNA encoding:
- a CDS encoding FeoA family protein, coding for MDETKNRQHLHQAALGERFLIEQVDIRGEHKRRLLDLGFVPGSVIEVLKASPLGDPTSYRVAGTVIALRKEESQLIWGKVMSS
- a CDS encoding NAD(P)-binding domain-containing protein, with protein sequence MWDVIVIGAGQAGLATGYWLRQAGMKFLLLDRGSEAGDAWKTRYDSLKLFTPRTHSALHGMRIGGDPDGFPDKDEMASYLKSYAERFKLPIQFETDVKCVHKEEERFIIETHEREYHAKSLIIATGPFRQPRIPAFAASVPADIVQLHSSDYRRPSQLQEGGVLVVGGGNSGAQIAVELSGGRETYLALGQQPRYLPMTVGGKGMFWWLDKLGILSASGSSWVGRKLKRRGDPIFGYELKQAVKCGKVVLKKRAVDAGASGMRFEDGTELKVRNIIWATGFVSSYDWLHVDQALNHKKAVIHTRGISPVKGLYYVGLPWQTHRGSALLAGVSRDAREIVQAIMEKRGLVYGKRAP
- a CDS encoding metalloregulator ArsR/SmtB family transcription factor, translated to MEKEHHELLHEDQAMEASRLLKAISDPTRIRILHLLSQEECPVGHIAEVLGMSQSAVSHQLGYLRSLRLVKFRRDGNTYFYTYEDEHVIGILRQVLDHIAH